A part of Prevotella melaninogenica genomic DNA contains:
- a CDS encoding gliding motility lipoprotein GldH, with product MKHKVSTLLYIIALMVIAMGATSCSDPRTYDHYKSVSLQGWSRKDTLTFDIPRQWEGNYQLDLCLRAAQTYPYRNISMIIERKVIYYRQRKKREKTYNDTVNCEIINDKGILVGHKGITSTEIRQAITSFRLNRNDSMHVTIHHIMNRESLPGISDVGVRLIKE from the coding sequence ATGAAACATAAGGTTTCCACCTTATTATATATTATAGCACTCATGGTAATCGCTATGGGTGCTACCTCATGCAGTGACCCCCGCACTTACGATCACTATAAAAGTGTGTCGTTACAGGGTTGGTCACGCAAAGACACACTTACTTTTGATATTCCTCGTCAATGGGAGGGCAACTATCAGTTAGACCTCTGCTTACGTGCCGCACAGACTTATCCTTACCGCAATATAAGTATGATTATTGAGCGGAAAGTTATCTATTACAGACAACGTAAGAAGCGTGAAAAGACTTACAATGATACCGTTAATTGTGAGATTATTAACGATAAAGGAATATTGGTGGGGCATAAAGGTATTACAAGCACTGAGATACGTCAGGCAATTACCTCCTTCCGTCTCAACCGAAATGACTCCATGCACGTCACGATACATCATATCATGAACCGTGAGTCGCTCCCTGGCATCAGCGATGTTGGTGTTAGACTTATCAAAGAATAA
- the ricT gene encoding regulatory iron-sulfur-containing complex subunit RicT, producing MDYKDMKFKVWHGCDRGLCHKGCGRQEHQLNTFDWLADVPGNNQTTDLVEVQFKNTRKGYYHNVNNLDLKKGDIVAVEANPGHDIGVVTLTGRLVKLQIKKSSCVKSPDDIKRVYRLAKEVDMQKYHEAKAREHATMIESRQIAKGLGLKMKIGDVEYQGDGNKAIFYYIADERVDFRQLIKDLAAAFHVRIEMKQIGARQEAGRIGGTGPCGRELCCATWMKNFSSVSTTAARIQDISLNPTKLAGMCAKLKCCLNYEVDDYMEASRRLPSKEVVLETMDGEYHLFKTDILNGQCTYSTDKNLAANLETISAERAKEIIEMNRRGEKPLSLLNDGKAKPAKKPVDLLAGADLSRFDKAKKRRKNNQPHNNNGQQDSRPQRDNRRNQRDGQDNHHQQNNNRRSQNDNRRPQNGNRRPYNGPRPAQQQNEAAPQYNRHEGRQPQ from the coding sequence ATGGATTACAAAGATATGAAATTCAAGGTCTGGCATGGTTGCGACCGAGGCTTATGCCACAAAGGTTGTGGCAGACAGGAGCACCAGTTGAACACCTTCGACTGGTTAGCTGACGTGCCCGGAAACAACCAGACAACCGACCTTGTTGAGGTTCAATTCAAGAATACACGAAAGGGATATTATCACAATGTCAACAACCTTGACTTAAAGAAGGGCGACATCGTGGCTGTAGAAGCTAATCCTGGACACGACATCGGAGTGGTTACGCTGACTGGTCGTCTCGTTAAGTTGCAGATAAAGAAGTCATCATGTGTGAAGTCACCTGACGACATTAAGCGTGTCTATCGCCTTGCAAAGGAAGTTGACATGCAGAAATATCACGAGGCAAAAGCTCGTGAACATGCCACGATGATTGAGAGCCGACAGATTGCAAAGGGTTTAGGACTTAAGATGAAGATTGGTGACGTAGAGTATCAGGGCGATGGAAACAAAGCTATCTTCTACTACATTGCTGACGAACGTGTCGACTTCCGCCAGCTCATTAAGGACCTCGCAGCAGCCTTCCACGTACGAATTGAGATGAAACAGATTGGTGCACGACAGGAAGCAGGACGTATTGGTGGTACTGGTCCATGTGGTCGTGAACTTTGTTGTGCTACATGGATGAAGAATTTCTCCAGTGTTTCGACCACAGCTGCCCGTATTCAGGACATCTCACTCAACCCAACAAAACTGGCAGGTATGTGTGCTAAACTGAAATGTTGTCTGAACTATGAGGTTGACGACTACATGGAGGCAAGTAGGAGATTACCAAGTAAGGAGGTGGTGCTGGAGACTATGGATGGCGAATACCATCTCTTCAAGACTGATATTCTCAATGGTCAATGCACCTACTCTACCGATAAGAATCTCGCCGCAAACCTCGAAACAATCAGTGCTGAGCGTGCAAAGGAGATTATCGAAATGAACCGACGTGGAGAAAAACCACTTTCGTTGCTCAATGATGGTAAAGCTAAACCAGCTAAGAAGCCTGTTGACCTGCTTGCTGGTGCTGACCTCAGCCGATTTGATAAGGCAAAAAAGCGTAGAAAGAATAACCAACCTCACAATAACAACGGACAACAAGATAGCAGACCACAACGCGATAATCGCCGTAATCAGCGTGATGGACAGGACAACCATCATCAGCAAAACAACAATAGACGTTCACAGAACGACAACCGCCGCCCACAGAATGGTAATCGCCGTCCTTACAATGGTCCGCGTCCTGCACAACAACAGAACGAAGCTGCCCCACAATATAATAGACATGAAGGCAGACAGCCTCAGTAA
- a CDS encoding ATP-binding protein: protein MNFSEVIGQEAVKERIIQMVKEDRLPHALLFCGPQGTGKMALAMAFASYLLAGDEAEGATSLAVSNARAMLRNWEHPDLHFSYPTIKLPSMSSDHQPVSTDFAKEWHGLIMQGTYFTMNQWMKEMGATTQQAIITGAESDELSRVLALKSSQGGYKVSIIWLPERMNLTSANKLLKLLEEPPQGTIFLMVCEEPEKLLETIISRTQRIDVKRIKDEAIEQALINKRGIDADAAHRIARIAHGSWLKALESLDAGNENREFHNMFQMLMRLCYLRNVKDLKRWCEVVAGYGREKERRMLTYFQQQVRENFMFNFRNPELNYMTLEEENFAKNFARFINEANVIEVNELFQRANRDIGQNANAKIVFYDMALKLIVLLLKK, encoded by the coding sequence ATGAACTTTTCAGAAGTTATAGGACAAGAAGCTGTCAAGGAACGGATTATTCAGATGGTCAAAGAAGATCGTCTGCCCCATGCCTTGCTCTTCTGTGGACCTCAGGGAACGGGTAAGATGGCACTTGCGATGGCTTTTGCCAGCTATTTACTTGCGGGTGACGAAGCAGAAGGCGCGACTTCACTAGCCGTTTCTAACGCTCGTGCCATGCTTCGGAACTGGGAACATCCCGACCTACACTTCTCTTATCCTACCATAAAACTACCCAGCATGAGTAGTGACCACCAACCTGTAAGTACCGACTTTGCAAAGGAATGGCACGGTCTCATCATGCAAGGAACTTACTTCACCATGAACCAATGGATGAAGGAGATGGGGGCAACCACACAGCAAGCTATCATTACGGGTGCTGAAAGTGATGAATTATCACGTGTTTTAGCATTGAAATCAAGTCAAGGAGGCTATAAGGTCTCTATCATCTGGCTGCCGGAACGAATGAATCTCACCTCTGCTAACAAGTTATTGAAGTTATTGGAGGAGCCACCACAGGGCACCATCTTCCTCATGGTATGCGAAGAACCGGAGAAACTTCTCGAAACCATCATCAGCCGTACACAGCGAATTGATGTAAAACGAATCAAAGATGAAGCCATCGAACAGGCACTCATCAATAAAAGGGGTATTGATGCTGATGCCGCACACCGCATTGCTCGAATCGCACATGGTAGTTGGTTGAAAGCATTGGAGTCGCTGGACGCTGGCAATGAAAACCGTGAGTTCCACAACATGTTTCAGATGCTTATGCGCCTATGCTACCTTCGTAACGTAAAAGACCTTAAGCGTTGGTGTGAGGTTGTGGCGGGCTATGGACGTGAGAAAGAACGTCGTATGCTCACTTACTTCCAACAGCAGGTGCGCGAAAATTTTATGTTCAACTTCCGAAACCCTGAACTCAACTACATGACTTTGGAGGAAGAGAACTTTGCAAAGAACTTCGCACGATTCATCAACGAAGCAAACGTCATCGAAGTTAACGAACTCTTCCAGCGTGCTAATCGTGACATCGGGCAGAATGCAAATGCCAAGATTGTGTTCTACGACATGGCATTGAAGCTCATTGTGCTACTTTTGAAGAAGTAG
- a CDS encoding methylenetetrahydrofolate reductase, giving the protein MDNNITDIKQLLNDETDEKHFSFEVLPPLKGNGTASLFRNIDQLKEFNPTFINITTHHSEFVYHEREDGLLERQSIRRRPGTIAIAAAIQQTYGIPVIPHVICSGATKEDIEYELLDLQFLGIENLMLLRGDKAREDRMFKPVKGGHRHTTELIKQVNHFNEGVFTDGSIMKHPGKPFVYGVACYPEKHEEAPNLEQDLRYLKQKQDLGATFAVTQLFYDNEKFYNFVDQARKMGITIPIIPGIKPFAKLSQLNVIPKTFHCDIPKKLAELALICKSDEEACLLGIEWTVRQVKDLYAHGFNNVHFYTVSAVSSVCEVMRRLAETGLLQKNSK; this is encoded by the coding sequence ATGGACAACAACATAACAGATATAAAGCAATTATTGAACGATGAGACGGACGAGAAGCATTTCTCGTTTGAGGTTCTTCCCCCTTTGAAAGGCAATGGAACAGCGTCTCTTTTCCGCAATATTGATCAGCTTAAGGAGTTTAATCCTACCTTCATAAACATAACGACTCACCATAGTGAGTTCGTATATCACGAGCGCGAAGATGGCTTATTGGAACGACAAAGCATTCGTCGTCGCCCTGGAACAATAGCCATTGCGGCTGCCATCCAACAAACGTATGGTATCCCTGTCATCCCTCATGTGATATGCTCTGGTGCAACCAAAGAGGATATTGAGTATGAACTACTCGACTTGCAGTTTCTTGGTATAGAGAATTTGATGCTTCTGCGTGGCGACAAAGCACGTGAAGACCGTATGTTCAAACCTGTAAAGGGCGGACATCGACATACAACAGAACTAATTAAACAGGTGAATCATTTCAATGAAGGTGTATTCACTGACGGGTCTATAATGAAGCATCCTGGTAAGCCTTTCGTATATGGTGTAGCGTGCTATCCTGAGAAACATGAGGAAGCACCTAACCTTGAACAAGATTTACGTTACCTCAAACAGAAGCAGGATCTTGGTGCAACATTTGCCGTTACACAACTTTTCTACGACAATGAGAAGTTCTATAACTTCGTTGACCAAGCGCGTAAAATGGGTATTACTATCCCTATCATACCAGGAATAAAGCCTTTCGCAAAGCTGTCTCAACTGAATGTTATCCCAAAGACATTCCATTGTGACATCCCCAAAAAGCTTGCAGAGCTGGCTTTAATATGTAAATCGGATGAAGAGGCATGCCTCTTAGGTATTGAATGGACTGTCAGACAAGTGAAAGACCTTTATGCACATGGTTTCAACAATGTACATTTCTACACCGTTTCAGCTGTAAGCAGTGTGTGTGAGGTGATGAGACGATTGGCAGAAACTGGTCTTCTGCAAAAGAATAGCAAATAA
- a CDS encoding glycoside hydrolase 5 family protein, which translates to MRRFFMAILALTMAVSMMAGDFVKVKNGRFVRNGNPYYYVGANFWYGAVLGSEGLGGDRVRLRRELDEMQRLGIDNLRILVGADGLPGVEDKIEPVLQPRPGVYNDSILAGLDYLLTEMSKRKMVAVLYLTNSWEWSGGYGAYLEWADEGPALIPRRDGYGAYTKFASKFAANQKAHLMFYDHIRFILSRTNRYSGLKYVDDPTIMSWQICNEPRAFSKEALPEFEKWLSEATALVRSLDQNHLISLGSEGAFGCERDYGCFERICADKNVDYCNIHIWPYNWQWARKTHLKEDLKASFKQTQEYIDNHLVICKRLNKPLVLEEFGYPRDGFSFSLKSTTKARDAYYKYVMDAVAENATNGGLLVGCDFWGWGGYGKPCHERWQAGDDFTCDPAHEPQGFYSVFASDKSTQKIIQKYTKRMSEIK; encoded by the coding sequence ATGAGAAGATTCTTTATGGCAATTCTTGCCTTGACAATGGCTGTGAGTATGATGGCTGGCGACTTTGTGAAAGTTAAGAACGGACGCTTTGTGCGTAATGGGAACCCCTACTATTATGTTGGGGCAAACTTCTGGTATGGAGCTGTTCTTGGTTCTGAGGGATTGGGAGGAGACCGTGTGCGTCTTCGTCGTGAACTTGATGAGATGCAACGATTAGGTATAGACAATCTCCGCATCTTGGTTGGTGCAGATGGTTTGCCTGGTGTTGAGGATAAGATAGAGCCTGTTTTACAACCTCGTCCAGGAGTATATAACGATTCTATTCTTGCAGGATTAGACTATCTTTTAACTGAGATGAGCAAGCGAAAGATGGTTGCTGTGCTTTATTTGACTAACTCTTGGGAATGGAGTGGGGGCTATGGTGCTTATTTGGAGTGGGCTGATGAGGGTCCTGCTTTGATACCACGTAGAGATGGCTATGGTGCTTATACAAAGTTTGCCAGCAAGTTCGCTGCTAATCAGAAAGCGCACTTAATGTTTTATGATCATATTCGCTTCATCCTTAGTCGTACCAACAGATACTCTGGACTAAAGTATGTTGATGACCCAACAATCATGTCTTGGCAGATTTGTAATGAGCCACGGGCTTTCTCGAAAGAGGCTTTGCCAGAGTTTGAGAAGTGGCTTTCAGAGGCAACAGCACTCGTTCGTAGCCTTGATCAGAACCATCTGATAAGCCTTGGAAGTGAAGGTGCTTTTGGTTGTGAGCGTGATTATGGCTGCTTTGAGCGTATCTGTGCAGATAAGAATGTGGACTATTGCAATATTCACATTTGGCCATACAACTGGCAATGGGCAAGAAAGACACATCTAAAAGAGGACCTCAAGGCAAGTTTTAAGCAAACGCAAGAATATATCGACAATCATCTTGTCATCTGTAAGCGTCTTAATAAGCCACTTGTACTTGAAGAGTTCGGTTATCCTCGTGATGGTTTTTCATTCTCATTGAAGAGTACAACGAAGGCGCGCGATGCTTATTACAAGTACGTTATGGATGCTGTTGCAGAGAATGCAACGAATGGTGGACTCCTTGTTGGTTGTGACTTCTGGGGTTGGGGCGGTTACGGAAAACCTTGTCATGAGCGTTGGCAGGCAGGAGATGACTTTACTTGCGACCCAGCACATGAGCCACAAGGATTCTACAGTGTGTTTGCATCAGACAAATCAACACAAAAGATAATCCAGAAATATACAAAGCGAATGTCTGAAATTAAGTAA